The following proteins are co-located in the Pseudomonas cavernae genome:
- a CDS encoding methionine ABC transporter ATP-binding protein, with product MIDFDRVHKAYLVNGRSIPALQPTTLAIADGEVFGLIGHSGAGKSTLLRLINRLEEPSGGRIRIAGDDITALDADGLRRFRQQVGMIFQHFNLLASKTVADNVALPLKLAGELPRRKIDQRVAELLARVGLSEHANKYPAQLSGGQKQRVGIARALATRPKILLCDEATSALDPQTTASVLQLLAEINRELKLTIVLITHEMDVIRRVCDRVAVMDAGVIVEQGPVAEVFLHPQHPTTRRFVLEAEQVDENEQLDDFAHVPGRILRLTFQGEATYAPLLGTVARETGVDYSILAGRIDRIKDTPYGQLTLALTGGDLEAAMSQLNVADVHVEVLRG from the coding sequence GTGATTGATTTTGACCGCGTCCACAAGGCGTATCTCGTCAACGGCCGCAGCATTCCTGCGCTGCAGCCCACCACCCTGGCCATCGCCGATGGCGAGGTGTTCGGCCTGATCGGCCATTCCGGGGCCGGCAAGAGCACCCTGCTACGCCTGATCAATCGCCTCGAGGAACCCTCCGGCGGGCGCATCCGCATCGCCGGCGACGACATCACCGCGCTCGACGCCGATGGCCTGCGGCGTTTTCGTCAGCAGGTCGGGATGATCTTCCAGCACTTCAATCTGCTGGCCTCGAAGACAGTCGCCGACAACGTCGCCCTGCCGCTCAAGCTGGCCGGCGAACTGCCCCGGCGCAAGATCGACCAGCGGGTCGCCGAGCTACTCGCCCGCGTCGGCCTGAGCGAGCACGCCAACAAATACCCGGCGCAGCTCTCCGGCGGCCAGAAGCAGCGCGTCGGCATCGCCCGCGCGCTGGCCACGCGGCCGAAGATTTTGCTCTGCGACGAAGCCACCAGCGCCCTCGACCCGCAGACCACCGCGTCAGTCCTGCAACTGCTGGCGGAGATCAACCGCGAGCTGAAGCTGACCATAGTGCTGATCACCCACGAGATGGACGTGATCCGCCGCGTCTGCGACCGCGTGGCGGTGATGGACGCCGGCGTGATAGTCGAACAGGGGCCGGTGGCCGAGGTGTTCCTCCATCCGCAGCATCCCACCACCCGGCGCTTCGTACTGGAGGCCGAGCAGGTCGACGAGAACGAGCAGCTCGACGACTTCGCCCACGTGCCGGGGCGCATCCTGCGCCTGACCTTCCAGGGCGAGGCCACCTACGCGCCGCTGCTCGGCACCGTGGCGCGCGAGACCGGGGTGGATTACAGCATCCTCGCCGGGCGCATCGACCGCATCAAGGACACCCCCTACGGCCAGCTGACCCTGGCCCTCACCGGCGGCGATCTGGAGGCGGCGATGAGCCAGTTGAATGTCGCCGACGTGCATGTGGAGGTGCTGCGCGGATGA
- the znuC gene encoding zinc ABC transporter ATP-binding protein ZnuC has protein sequence MSTALIQLDGVGVSFAGQPVLSDVQLSVQPGEIVTLIGPNGAGKTTLVRAVLGLLQPDSGSVWRKPKLRIGYMPQKLHVDSTLPLSVLRFLRLVPGVKRTSALAALAEVGAEQVIDSPLQSISGGELQRVLLARALLREPQLLVLDEPVQGVDVAGQAELYQLITRLRDRHGCGVLMVSHDLHLVMSTTDQVVCLNHHVCCSGHPEQVGNDPAFVELFGSAAPALAVYHHHHDHAHDLHGAVVSPPGGGLTILNPVSGQPHVHGDGCKHA, from the coding sequence ATGAGCACGGCGCTGATCCAACTCGACGGCGTCGGCGTCAGCTTCGCCGGCCAGCCGGTGCTCAGCGATGTGCAGCTGAGCGTGCAGCCCGGCGAGATCGTCACCCTGATCGGCCCCAACGGCGCCGGCAAGACCACTCTGGTGCGCGCCGTGCTCGGCCTGCTGCAGCCCGACAGCGGCAGCGTGTGGCGCAAGCCCAAGCTGCGCATCGGCTACATGCCGCAGAAGCTGCACGTCGACTCCACCCTGCCGCTCTCGGTGCTGCGCTTTTTGCGCCTGGTGCCGGGCGTCAAGCGCACCAGCGCGCTGGCGGCGCTGGCCGAAGTCGGCGCCGAACAGGTGATCGACAGCCCGTTGCAGAGCATCTCCGGCGGCGAACTGCAGCGCGTGCTGCTGGCCCGCGCGCTGCTGCGCGAGCCGCAACTGCTGGTCCTCGACGAGCCGGTGCAGGGTGTCGACGTCGCCGGCCAGGCCGAGCTGTACCAGCTGATCACCCGCCTGCGCGACCGCCACGGCTGTGGCGTGCTGATGGTTTCCCACGACCTGCATCTGGTGATGAGCACCACCGATCAGGTGGTCTGCCTCAACCATCACGTGTGCTGCTCAGGCCACCCGGAACAGGTCGGCAACGACCCGGCCTTCGTCGAGCTGTTCGGCAGCGCCGCGCCGGCCCTGGCGGTCTATCACCACCATCACGATCACGCCCACGACCTGCACGGCGCGGTGGTCAGCCCGCCCGGCGGCGGGCTGACCATCCTCAACCCGGTCTCCGGGCAACCGCATGTGCACGGAGACGGCTGCAAGCATGCCTGA
- the znuB gene encoding zinc ABC transporter permease subunit ZnuB — protein MPDFLLNALIAGLTLALVAGPLGAFVVWRRMAYFGDTLSHAALLGVALGLLLNVSPTLAVTAGCLLLAVLLVTLQQRQPLASDTLLGILAPTTLSLGLVVLSFMQDVRIDLMGYLFGDLLAVSPTDLAWIVGGSALVLLALLGLWRPLLAVTVHEELAKVEGLPVAGLRLALMLLIAVVIAVAMKIVGVLLITSLLIIPAAAAQRHARTPEQMAIGASLLGLLAVGAGLALSWFQDTPAGPSIVVAAASLFLCSFALPRRHA, from the coding sequence ATGCCTGATTTTCTCCTCAACGCCCTGATCGCCGGCCTCACCCTGGCGCTGGTCGCCGGCCCGCTCGGCGCCTTCGTGGTCTGGCGGCGCATGGCCTATTTCGGCGATACCCTGTCGCACGCCGCGCTGCTCGGCGTCGCCCTCGGCCTGCTGCTGAACGTCAGCCCGACCCTGGCGGTGACCGCCGGCTGCCTGCTCCTCGCCGTGCTGCTGGTGACCCTGCAGCAGCGCCAGCCGCTGGCCTCCGACACCCTGCTCGGCATCCTCGCGCCGACCACCCTGTCGCTCGGCCTGGTGGTGCTGAGTTTCATGCAGGACGTGCGCATCGACCTGATGGGCTACCTGTTCGGCGACCTGCTGGCCGTCAGCCCCACCGACCTGGCCTGGATAGTCGGCGGCAGCGCGCTGGTGCTGCTGGCCCTGCTCGGCCTGTGGCGACCGCTCTTGGCGGTGACCGTGCACGAGGAGCTGGCCAAGGTCGAAGGCCTGCCGGTGGCCGGCCTGCGCCTGGCGCTGATGCTGCTGATCGCGGTGGTGATCGCGGTGGCGATGAAGATAGTCGGCGTGCTGCTGATCACCTCGCTGCTGATCATTCCCGCCGCCGCCGCCCAGCGCCACGCCCGCACCCCGGAGCAGATGGCGATCGGCGCCAGCCTGCTCGGCCTGCTCGCGGTGGGCGCCGGGCTGGCGCTGTCGTGGTTCCAGGACACCCCGGCCGGGCCGTCCATAGTAGTGGCCGCCGCCAGCCTGTTTCTCTGCAGCTTTGCCCTGCCGCGGCGCCACGCCTGA
- a CDS encoding methionine ABC transporter permease gives MSEFFSNIDWLEIWQATLDTLLMLGGSLLFTVLLGLPLGVLLFLSGPRQLFEHKGLYRVLSLVTNVLRSLPFIILLIVMIPLTVLLAGTSLGVAGAIPPLVVGATPFFARLVETALREVDRGIIEATQAMGATTRQIILNALLPEARPGIIAAITVTAITLVSYTAMTGLIGGGGLGDLAVRYGYQRYQPDVMVVTVVLLLVLVQVLQSVGDRLVVHFSRK, from the coding sequence ATGAGCGAGTTCTTTAGCAATATCGACTGGCTGGAGATCTGGCAGGCGACCCTCGACACCCTGCTGATGCTCGGCGGCTCGCTGCTGTTCACCGTGCTCCTCGGCCTGCCGCTGGGCGTGCTGCTGTTTCTCAGCGGGCCGCGCCAGCTGTTCGAACACAAGGGCCTGTATCGGGTGCTGTCGCTGGTCACCAACGTCCTGCGTTCGCTGCCGTTCATCATCCTGCTGATCGTGATGATCCCGCTGACGGTGCTGCTCGCCGGCACCTCGCTGGGCGTCGCCGGCGCCATTCCACCGCTGGTGGTCGGCGCCACGCCGTTCTTCGCGCGGCTGGTGGAGACCGCCCTGCGCGAGGTCGACCGCGGCATCATCGAAGCGACCCAGGCGATGGGCGCGACGACCCGGCAGATCATCCTCAACGCCCTGCTGCCGGAAGCGCGGCCGGGGATCATCGCCGCCATCACCGTTACCGCCATCACCCTGGTGTCGTACACGGCGATGACCGGCCTGATCGGCGGCGGTGGCCTCGGCGACCTGGCCGTGCGCTACGGCTACCAGCGTTACCAGCCGGATGTGATGGTGGTCACCGTGGTCCTGCTGCTGGTGCTGGTGCAAGTGCTGCAAAGCGTCGGCGACCGTCTGGTCGTACATTTTTCCCGTAAGTAG
- a CDS encoding Fur family transcriptional regulator, producing the protein MMLTPLASRPHDHSHCVHNALAEAEQLCARQGLRLTALRKRVLELVWQSHKPLGAYDILGVLTEEDGRRAAPPTVYRALDFLLDNGLVHRIASLNAFVGCNHPAHAHQGQFLICRHCHAAIELQQAAISQAIVDSAGAVGFSVEQQTVEVVGVCAGCRSAE; encoded by the coding sequence ATGATGCTCACGCCACTGGCCTCGCGCCCCCACGATCATTCCCACTGCGTGCACAACGCCCTCGCCGAGGCCGAGCAACTGTGCGCGCGCCAGGGCCTGCGCCTGACCGCATTGCGCAAGCGCGTGCTGGAGCTGGTGTGGCAGAGCCACAAGCCGCTCGGCGCCTACGACATCCTCGGCGTACTGACCGAGGAAGACGGCCGCCGCGCGGCGCCGCCGACCGTCTACCGGGCGCTGGATTTCCTCCTCGACAACGGCCTGGTGCACCGCATCGCCTCGCTCAACGCCTTCGTCGGCTGCAACCATCCGGCGCACGCGCACCAGGGCCAGTTCCTCATCTGCCGCCACTGCCACGCGGCCATCGAGCTGCAGCAGGCGGCGATCAGCCAGGCCATTGTCGACAGTGCCGGCGCGGTGGGTTTCAGCGTCGAGCAGCAGACCGTGGAAGTGGTCGGCGTCTGTGCCGGCTGCCGGAGCGCCGAATGA